A segment of the Trifolium pratense cultivar HEN17-A07 linkage group LG7, ARS_RC_1.1, whole genome shotgun sequence genome:
GTGTTTGGTCCTCACAGAATACTGAAATTGAGGCAACAGGCAACCTAATTATCACACCTGAGTGTCCTCTGAAACATCCCCAAATCTCAGTTTTTTAACCAATTGATCGAGCCATGTAAGTTCAGAAGTGGCTGAAGCCATGATTAGATAATCTACTTTTGCACTTGACTAGTCATAATTCAATTGGAATATCCCATGATTCAATTAtgatctttatatatataaaaaagagacCTTTCCTTGATGCTCCTTTGATATATTTCAGTATGTGAATTATAACATCCCAACCCACTGTCCTTCACTGTGAGAATTAAGAAACTGACTTACCACACTAACTGGTAAAAATATATCTGGATGAGTTACAGTGAGATGATTTAGTATTCCAACTAATCTCCTGTACCTCTATGGGTGTATGGAAGAGGCTCAACCTATCTTGCAAGGAATATGGCATTGGAGTCCATAGGATAGAAGTGTCACAAACTTGTTCTTTTGAGAAATCACAGCGCCATTATCTTAGAACTTAAGTTAGTACTAACTCAATCCCAAAAACTTAGCTCAACTTGATGGGTGACGATTGCCCTAGCCTTATAACTTATAAGGGCTATTTGGACCATGTCATTTGTCGATGTGGGATCTCAATAATGATAGTGCCATCTCTCCTGATAGGTCATTGGATGCTCTGAGTCTGATGTTGATTGTTATGTGTTCTCTCGGATACGTCTTGTATTCAACAAAAATCTTAGTTATGTGTTGATTCtaccatttttttaatcaatctcAATGTCTCATTGTTCTGAGATTTCAGGTTACGTTGGACTTTTTGCATGACCGGCTTGCCGAAGCCCATACGGACCATTTTGACAGAGGCTGCAGATTAAAACCCACATTTTGTATAAAGACCGAATTTAATTTAACTGCACTATACATTATGTGCGAAGGTTGTGATACATTTGAGGTTGTAATTTAACAATTTTGTTAGTATTTGTTATATAGTTATTAGAGGTTCAacataattaaagatattttttccCTATGTAGTTTTGGttcattttgtttgttttctattATGCATTGGAAAAGCTAATGTGGTTGTAGAGAATATGGTGACACTGTAactagagctgggtatgcgggctagtccgccccgtttaacccgccccgcataagcccgcatattaaacggggcgaacaagcccgtcatcaaatataaacgagttttaaaattaagtccGAGTTCGGTCCGCGtaagcccgcgggttaaacggttaacccgcggactattacaaaaaaaaaacttttttcaaaaaaataaacaaaattagtaaaatattgatataataaaagctaaaaaaaactatattattaataattttatgttataacttgaactaacaaataaaaataaataaagtttgtgatatatcattgagtttatctatcttctctttgaaaataatgcaactaaaatcaaattcaactcgTTTTTATCGTAATTATTTCTCTACACATACTTCAAATCCATAAAATAAACCCAGATGATATTGAATAAGAACTTTAActtgtgcaaaatataaaaaagaaatttaataatCCAAACCAATATTAAAAGTACAACCAAAAATCTAATACCACCAACcgattcaaaaacaaaacagtaATGTATATAATTAACTAATTGAAAACTGAAGGAAAATAGTCACTCCTGCTTGATGCCTCCATTGTAACACTTGAATTGGatcctgatgttttgtgtttgttgttgtccacgtgagtaaaaataggagtgtgttattgctttttataattaggtttagactttttttttttgttaaaagtgTTGGATTTGGATATggaccaaattatttataaatggtaaattttgtaattaattatatatataaaaaaagaatgcgggtcacgggctaacccgcaaacccgcggatttaacccgcataacccgcggttttaacggtccaacccacacgggcaaaaatataaacgggccaaaaaaaaatggtcttaAGACCGCgcgggctgcgggttaaacgggttggcccgcggaccttggtccgtatacccaGCTCTAACTGTAACCCCAACAATACTTAAATGGCAATGTGTCGCTTCacatttaagaaaaataaaaagaatgtaAAAAATCATATACATTTTGTCCCTGCTGGAAGggcatattttattttattttattttatttttttatagtaaggGCATATTATTGTTTTGATGTATACCTTTCCAGCACCTTCACACTAGTTGGCCTTTCTGAAGAGTCCTTAAAATAATATAcaaactaattattattattgacactGGCGTTTGGCATGATgatagaaaataaacaaatttacaGACTTTACAAGGTCAATTCTATAGTGTACAAGTGAAACATAAGTATGGTTTACCCTagttaacatatatataaaacttaCAAAGGTTATAGACTGCCGATACCGAAAGATAGCTTCAACTTGCCTATACAATTGCGAAAGGTTACAAACGTGGATAAAAGAGAATGCTGGGTCAAATATAGATGGATGTCgcatttgtttggttttgttaaAAACCACTTTTACCTAAATGCCACACTTTGTAGCAGTGACTGAACATGCAGTGGTGGTAGACCACTGGATTTCCAAACAGGCTAGTCCCGCGAAGATGAATAAATACAGTAGAGTAGCAGGAATTTAACATGAAGATGCAATGCAAGAATTATAAGTCAAACAACGGATTCAAACACTTGCAATTCCAAATTCAAGAGAATTACATCACAACTTAAAACAACACACCGACTAGATATAGACAACAGGAAGCGGAAATGATACAGATTATAATGAAAACTGCCagaataatacttttttttttggaaaaagcTGCCATAATAATACAATACATTGATCTAATTTAACCTACAAAACTATAAAAATCGATGTTTCAAAAACTCAAGTAGCAATAAGACAAAATTGAACATTCAGATCTCCCTAAAGACCTTCTCAGCAGCAGCAATGGTCTTTTTGATGTCCTCAGAAGTATGTGCCAAACTTGTGAACCCAGCCTCAAACTGTGAAGGTGCCAAATAGACACCTTCTGCTAACATACCCCAGAAGAACTTAGCAAACTTGGCAGTATCACTCTTTTTTGCATCTGTAAAATTGTAAACAGGTCCTTCGGTGAAGAAAAAACCAAACATCCCATTTATATGTCCACCACATATTGCATGCCCTGCCCTCTTACCAGCTTCAACAATGCCTTGAACAAGCTCGCCTGTAATGTTGTCCAAGTATTCGTAAGTTCCTGGCTCCTTAATGCGCTTCAGAGTGTGTATGCCCGCAGTCATTGCCAAAGGGTTCCCACTCAAGGTCCCAGCCTGGTACATAGGTCCAGCCGGAGCCACCGTCTCCATAATATCTCTCCTCCCTCCATATGCACCTACTGGCAAACCCCCTCCAATGATCTTCCCCAGAGTTGTTATATCAGGAGTTATGCCAAAATATTCTTGAGCACCTCCATACGACAAACGAAATCCAGTCATCACTTCATCAAACACAAGAAGGGCATTGTTCTCCTTGGTGATTTTGCGCAAGGAACTAAGAAAATCAGGTTTAGGTGTAATGAAACCAGAATTTCCAACAACGGGTTCAAGGAAAACTACGGCTATCTCTCCTTTGTTGGCCTCAAAGATTTTTTCAACAGCGGCAAAGTCATTGAAGGGGGCCGTAAGGGTTTCATTAGTAGCAGCTTTAGGAACACCAGGGGAATCAGGAAGTCCTAGAGTGGCAACTCCACTGCCTGCCTTAACAAGAAAAGGATCAGCGTGGCCGTGATAACAGCCCTCAAACTTGATGATCTTCTCCTTGCCAGTATAAGCACGTGCGAGACGGAGTGCTCCCATGCATGCTTCTGTGCCGGAATTAACAAACCTAACCATTTCAATGCTGGGAACTGCGGCAATAACCATCTCAGCTAGAGTGTTTTCCAGAAGACAAGGTGCACCAAAGCTAGTTCCTTTCTTCATTGTTTCAGACAGAGCAGCAAGCACCTGTAATGTAAGtaataattgaaattgaaaagagTTTGTTTCAagtataaacaaacaaacagcAATACTATAATTGAAGGGGCAAATTAGGGAATTAgatatgaaaacctgatcatcAGCGTGACCAATAATTGCAGGACCCCAAGAACCAACGTAGTCAATGTATTCATTGCCGTCAATGTCCCACATGCGACATCCTTTGACGGAATCAATGATAATGGGTTGTCCACCAACTGATTTGAAGGCACGAACGGGAGAGTTAACACCTCCAGGCATCAATTCcttaacaataacaacaacaatatcAAATGAAATCGATTCTCCAtgagatagatagatagatagatactAAAAAACAAAGAAGGAGAAAGTGAAGAACCAACCTTGGCAGCGGCGAAAGCTTCTTCGGATTTGCGGAGAATGAGTTTGTCGGTCTTGGGTTTCTGGTCGGTGGATACGGCCATTGTTACAGAACGAGAACGAGTTCGACAtcgagaagaagaagaagagaagcaGTTGAGGAGGGTGAGACCTGTTCCTGCGATACTCGAAGAAGCAGTAGCAGCCATTTCAGATGATAAGATTGATTGTCAAACTCCCctttctctatctctctctgcactttattttccttatttttaatacaaaaaaaaaagtaaattttatattgactacattattatatatatatttttttatattttaagaatgTAGAATACAAATAATCTAACTAACTTGTATAGCTTCCCTTCGTCACAATTTGACGGAGACAGTTGAATGTTGTGCACTATTTACATGTATTGCTTTGatcttatttttctactaataaacaaaaataaatattagcatataatatgttgtttgattcgtctcgatgagaattgtcaaaatatcaaatttttataatttttactattatacaattaaaaatattaatcgtcaaagttatgcatcgacaTACATGatacagtcaactgtgtcaatcaatttgggacggatggagtaaaTTAGTTTGTAAACTATCACACGAACTTAGTTCAAACATTGCATTTATATATGCAAAGGGGAGGATTGAAATTCGAActccggtcatcccacttagCTACTAGAttacttcacaaaaaaaaaaagtttataaactcgtttgatgaaataaaatgtttactttgtcaaaatattttcatgacttataaatttttttagtttattcgAACCTAAAACCTTATACACACTACCCAAAATTTctatctttattattttaattttattattttgtaaaataaaataactatacCCCACTCTCTAAAAACAGCACCCACattatctttataaatatttttgctGAAAACAGAATATAGAACAAAGAAGGCaagtaaaaaaagaagaagaaggcAAGCATGAAGTTTGATTACTAAAATCCTTCAATGATGTTATCAATTTAAAAGTACGAAGAAGTGAAATCAATGAGATGAGATTGGTTCtgattatatttttcttacagttttttttaatcaaataaaataaataaccatGTACTTTGTAGACAAGTACTTGTAGCTGCTTGCTAATCCATACAATTCTCAATAGCTGCTCTGCTAATCCATACAATTCTGTGCTGCAAATTTTTCCAATGTGATAGAGGGATTGTTCGAGAACACAAATGAGATTGGGGTCTTATTTGTAGACTCTTGCCATCAAAAACCAAAACAAGCACCTCAAAGTTGGACCAAAAACAGTTAAATGCAATACCAAATGCACCTTCTTGGATATGATACAAACTAGAGGCACAATGCTCAAATACAAAGAATGGTGATGAATGTGCAAAAATAGACAACTAAACAGAGATGAAAAGAGGTTGAATCAGGTAACTGACTACAACACATATTTGGGACTAAGAACCAGGTCAGGACTAGCGACCCAACAAATAAATTACATATGGTGGCGCATTGGTTGTACACATCAGCAGGGTAAAATGTTATTTAAGGTGTAACGGCAACTTCCCAACAGTAAGCACATTGGTTGCCTCTTAATCTTGTGTCATCAACAGTCCAAAATTGATGGTGCTGATTACCAAGAGAACTAGAAGGTTAGGGTTTTTAAATTAGGACGTTTAGTGCTTCTGTATTGAGACTTCAAGGCTTTAAAACATACCCACAAAATGGTAGCTTTGATACACAGACTAAGAGAAAGACCTGAACTACTGCGAGTGACTTGAGAGATTGACTCGcaatatgttaatttataataGAATATGTACAATTGAATCCCTTCAAATCAGCTCTATTATACCCTatcaaaaaagggaaaaaaataattaaaatgtctatCCTATAATTTATAACACTAAATTTACATAGGATATCGGAACAAAAcatttcaaatttcaacaaatttatatgaataataAGAGAGGGCAACAAGTGTGTTATGAACCTTTCTCTTCTATGATTCTATCACAATCCAAACACGATTTCTTCTTCCACTTTCTTTTCTGATTTTGGCTAGGAGTGCAGAGaaataaattatacaaaaatatcaaataatatcTAAGAAGTTTCTAAAAGAAAATCATAGATAATGTACATGAgttatataaaaagaatatatctAACTCAATAGCTCTACCCTTCAGGAGGTTCCTATTTCACCCCTCCCTCCATTTTCTAATCAA
Coding sequences within it:
- the LOC123897558 gene encoding glutamate-1-semialdehyde 2,1-aminomutase, chloroplastic, with amino-acid sequence MAATASSSIAGTGLTLLNCFSSSSSRCRTRSRSVTMAVSTDQKPKTDKLILRKSEEAFAAAKELMPGGVNSPVRAFKSVGGQPIIIDSVKGCRMWDIDGNEYIDYVGSWGPAIIGHADDQVLAALSETMKKGTSFGAPCLLENTLAEMVIAAVPSIEMVRFVNSGTEACMGALRLARAYTGKEKIIKFEGCYHGHADPFLVKAGSGVATLGLPDSPGVPKAATNETLTAPFNDFAAVEKIFEANKGEIAVVFLEPVVGNSGFITPKPDFLSSLRKITKENNALLVFDEVMTGFRLSYGGAQEYFGITPDITTLGKIIGGGLPVGAYGGRRDIMETVAPAGPMYQAGTLSGNPLAMTAGIHTLKRIKEPGTYEYLDNITGELVQGIVEAGKRAGHAICGGHINGMFGFFFTEGPVYNFTDAKKSDTAKFAKFFWGMLAEGVYLAPSQFEAGFTSLAHTSEDIKKTIAAAEKVFREI